A stretch of the Elusimicrobiota bacterium genome encodes the following:
- a CDS encoding MBL fold metallo-hydrolase, producing MGINISVIRSGSSGNCTALWTKNECVLIDCGHVRVSELEYELNQLGISCNNIRGIIVTHAHSDHIDTNGLKFALAYGIKVYIHPENYEIVYSNNQRVIKQLEANMQIAFHRLAPFKIGVYRIEPFRVKHPKHNPGYPLGFALSVKRVEGNVKFGYMTDLKEVTPEILEKLAGVSALIIETNYDQTVIDNGYGQHGWDAHLSNQRAARAVCDLSCASSPSQLRYVFLAHVSDRNNTHEDAWDCVTRVLHLRGVEGIELVRTHRYKRSRVITVQA from the coding sequence ATGGGAATTAACATTTCAGTAATCCGCAGCGGTAGTTCCGGGAATTGTACTGCGTTATGGACAAAAAACGAGTGTGTACTAATAGATTGCGGGCATGTGCGGGTGAGTGAGCTGGAATATGAGCTTAATCAACTGGGTATTTCATGCAACAATATCCGCGGGATTATTGTCACCCATGCACATAGTGATCATATCGATACTAATGGGTTAAAGTTTGCGTTGGCATACGGTATTAAAGTGTATATACATCCGGAAAATTATGAGATTGTATACTCCAACAACCAGCGTGTGATAAAACAACTTGAGGCTAATATGCAGATAGCGTTTCACCGGTTGGCACCATTTAAGATTGGAGTGTATAGGATCGAACCTTTTCGGGTAAAGCATCCTAAACATAATCCCGGATATCCCTTGGGATTTGCGTTGAGCGTAAAACGTGTGGAAGGGAATGTTAAATTTGGGTATATGACTGACCTTAAAGAAGTGACACCTGAAATACTGGAAAAACTTGCAGGTGTGTCAGCGTTGATTATTGAAACTAATTATGATCAAACTGTGATTGATAACGGGTACGGGCAACACGGTTGGGATGCGCATTTGAGTAATCAACGAGCAGCGCGTGCGGTATGCGATTTAAGCTGCGCTTCTTCTCCGTCACAACTGCGGTATGTATTTCTCGCGCATGTGAGCGACCGGAATAATACGCATGAAGATGCGTGGGATTGTGTTACTCGCGTATTACACCTGCGCGGTGTTGAAGGTATTGAACTTGTGAGAACACATAGGTATAAACGTTCACGCGTGATTACCGTTCAGGCGTAG
- a CDS encoding flagellar motor protein MotB — MSELEDLLRRKKGEEDEMGRWVFSYSDMITLLFAFFVFLASVSNINQVKLEMASDFFSDKKSSNRVTYKELTQMIQNAVVSEKLQDEVKVVLTPQGVEINLKDKLMFDVGRAEVKMNALPILLRLSNLLNQPGMADRVVLVEGHTDSVPIKSVQYPSNWELSSSRAASVVKFFIGKKSDAKRFKSIGYADTHPIAKENDSITGEPANRRVVIVITSESFVSGELRKEIKVEELFTGTDEGALKISVPIKTEPVKTETAPVAPVPAVQTPQTPQKVQPQVVPKSEPVKKTVIQPQQPGVLTDVQKDLIKDYYIQAQEAYQSKKYELAIYYWQKVLELNPNHQLASMNVDRAKDKLKNKK; from the coding sequence ATGTCTGAACTTGAAGATCTCTTAAGAAGAAAAAAAGGTGAGGAAGACGAGATGGGCCGATGGGTCTTCTCGTATTCAGACATGATAACACTGTTATTTGCGTTCTTTGTTTTTCTTGCGAGTGTGTCTAATATAAACCAGGTTAAACTCGAGATGGCAAGCGATTTTTTTTCTGACAAAAAATCTTCAAACCGCGTAACATACAAAGAACTTACGCAGATGATACAAAACGCTGTAGTATCTGAAAAGTTACAGGATGAAGTAAAGGTTGTCCTTACTCCACAAGGAGTGGAGATAAATCTTAAAGACAAACTTATGTTTGACGTTGGACGCGCGGAAGTAAAGATGAATGCATTGCCAATACTGTTACGTCTATCAAACCTTTTAAACCAACCTGGAATGGCGGATCGTGTTGTTTTGGTTGAAGGACATACTGATTCCGTACCAATAAAAAGTGTACAGTATCCATCAAACTGGGAACTGTCCTCATCCCGCGCAGCGAGTGTTGTGAAGTTTTTTATTGGAAAAAAATCTGATGCGAAACGGTTTAAGTCTATCGGCTACGCTGATACTCATCCTATAGCGAAAGAGAATGATAGTATTACTGGTGAACCGGCGAATAGGAGAGTTGTGATTGTTATTACCTCAGAATCATTTGTTTCGGGTGAGCTTAGAAAAGAAATTAAGGTTGAAGAGTTGTTTACCGGTACTGATGAAGGTGCCTTAAAAATAAGTGTACCCATAAAAACTGAACCTGTGAAAACAGAGACAGCACCAGTAGCACCTGTGCCGGCAGTACAAACCCCTCAAACACCACAGAAAGTACAGCCGCAGGTTGTACCAAAAAGTGAACCTGTGAAAAAGACGGTGATACAGCCGCAGCAACCAGGTGTTCTTACTGATGTACAAAAGGATTTGATCAAAGATTATTATATACAAGCACAGGAGGCGTATCAGAGTAAAAAGTATGAGCTTGCTATATATTACTGGCAAAAAGTTTTAGAGCTTAACCCCAACCATCAACTCGCGAGTATGAATGTCGACCGTGCAAAAGATAAATTAAAGAATAAGAAGTAA